Proteins co-encoded in one Octopus sinensis linkage group LG6, ASM634580v1, whole genome shotgun sequence genomic window:
- the LOC118760835 gene encoding high mobility group-T protein-like, which translates to MNTYSYTEMARMNVVEPPRRKKRLQDANKPKRSTSAYFYFMASCREQAARAGTQITKVTEFTKECSARWRNFTAMEKKPFEEKAALDKARYDREMAQYKGKDMVDPNKPKRPQTSYFLFLAEFRKMMQGKLDHKDILRKAGEQWRNMTDEQKKPFEIKSQEEAKKYEIAMAEYRKRQGGVVMLDGGPEEKRTKIEAGVVGYGEDVEEEEMDDEDDEEGDEEDDE; encoded by the coding sequence ATGAACACTTACAGTTACACGGAAATGGCGCGGATGAATGTTGTGGAACCTCCGCGGCGGAAAAAGCGCTTGCAAGACGCTAATAAGCCAAAGAGGTCCACATCGGCGTATTTCTATTTTATGGCCAGTTGCAGGGAACAGGCGGCAAGAGCTGGGACCCAAATTACCAAAGTTACGGAGTTTACCAAAGAATGCTCTGCAAGATGGAGGAATTTTACAGCTATGGAAAAAAAACCGTTCGAAGAAAAAGCCGCTCTGGACAAGGCACGATATGACCGCGAAATGGCTCAGTACAAAGGCAAAGATATGGTCGATCCTAACAAGCCAAAACGGCCGCAGACTTCGTATTTTCTATTCTTGGCCGAGTTCCGGAAAATGATGCAGGGTAAACTTGACCACAAAGACATTCTGCGGAAGGCGGGGGAACAGTGGCGAAACATGACGGACGAACAAAAGAAACCCTTTGAGATAAAAAGTCAGGAAGAAGCCAAGAAATATGAAATCGCTATGGCTGAGTACCGAAAGCGACAAGGGGGTGTTGTGATGCTTGACGGCGGTCCCgaggaaaaaagaacaaagataGAAGCTGGCGTGGTTGGGTATGGGGAAGATGTCGAGGAGGAAGAGAtggacgacgaagatgatgaagagGGAGATGAAGAAGATGACGAATGA